GGCCCTCGATGGAGGCAGCCCCACAATTGTCAACAGACACCAACCTGGTTTAAGGGCTGAGTTTATTTTCATGGGTCAGACTTGAGAATAAGGGGATACAATCCCAGTAGACCCGTGGACGCAGGTGAAGgcggcaggagggaagcctgcGTGCCCAGCGATGAGGCCCGGCTGGGCCCCATTGTGCTCCAGCCCCGGGAAAAGCTTGGTCTAGCAGAAATGCAGCACCGCACACCAATGAAGACAGTGTAGGCACCGGTTCCGCGGCTGGGAGGCACGTCCCTGCAATCCACAGACAGGATCGCAGCCCTTAGACAATGAGGGAGCCAGGGCCCAAGTGGATctgggaggaggctgaggctggcAGAGCAGAGAACAGTCAGTCTGGAGCCAGGAAGCTTGGCACCTACGTGTCGGGGTCCAGCTGGCGGCACTGGGCCTCCAGCACACCCCGGAACACTTGGAAACGGTGGTTGAGGTCAGGGCGCGCATGGATGCGGAAGCGGgtgcccagggcaccatcagGAGAGGGTGCCCCATAGAAGACACGCTGCACACGGGAGTGCACCAGGGCCATGGCGCACATGGCACAGGGCTCGCGGGTAATGTAGAGGTCGTAGCCGGTGCACACATAGGGGAGGCCGTTATCATCCACGTCCATGTCCTTATCCAGTGTGCGCAGAGAGATGGCCTGGACACCctgggaggctgaggctggggtgaAGGAACAAGCCGGGTGGGGCCTGAGGTCATAGGTGCCTTGACCCTGGCCCTGGGCCACCAAGTCAATGCACACCATGGTGGCATGCAGCAGGGGGCTGGCTGAGCTGCTACAGTCATGGCCCGTGGCCAGTACCCGGCCTGAGGCCGGGTCCACTACCACAGCCCCCacagccctcaggcccctggTAGCCGCCTGTTGCGCCACCCGTATAGCCCGCTCCATGTGGCCCTGCATCTCAGCCTGCTCCTGTGCTGAGAAAAGTTGCCCAGCCAGGGCACGGGTCACGTGCTTGTCCTCATGGAAGGATGTGGGCCAATGGGCACGCGCCTCCTCAAACTGGCTCCTGGTCAGGGGTGGCCAGGCAGGCACAGGCACCAGGAAGGGCTGTCCCAGGCCTCGGGGATCCACTGCCGGATGTGGGAGGAGCTCAGCCAGCGATCGAGTGCCTGCAGCGGGCCCTGCCAGGCAGAGCAGCATCTCCAGCACGTGTGGACGGCCAGCATCAGGGCTCGGGCGAACCCTTTTAAGGTGAGGCTGTGCAGGCAGTGGGTGGACGGCTGACACCTCCTTGAGGAGACGTGAAGTCTGGCGCTTGTCGAGGATGGGTGCGGCGTAGGCCAGCACCAGCTCCACGTCCCTGGACTGCTGCTCGGACAGAACAGGAAGGACTTGCCACAGCGCAGGCTCTCGATTTGGGCCCTCGGCCTTCTTATTCTCACACTGCTCCGTGCAGCCCAGGGGATCCATCCTTGGCAGGGCTCCGACTGTGAGAGACAGAGATTGGAGCAGAGCATCATCTGTCAGCCACAGGAGGCCTGGGTGAGCCGAGGAGTCCATCCTAGGAGTGCTGAATCTGAGGGCTCATCCGAGAGCCCCAGCCCAAGTAAAATGCATCACTGGTCATGTTCTCACTCAGTCATGTACCAACTCTTGATTGCAAAGTTTAAACCGccattgactttttattttttactttttctttgagATGTGCAGTGAGCAAAAATGCACACTAGATCTTGGAAACTTAATACAAAGACAAGAACGTAAACGATCTCATGAATTGTTTTCATATTGACTAAGTGTTGTAGTGATGACACTACATGTTTTAGGTTAATTAAACAGTATTAAAATTAACTGCACCTGTtactttgtactttttaaaaacatggtttcTAAAAAACTTAACATTATGTATGAGCTTCTTATTCCCATTGGTCAGGGCTGCCTTGGCGAATGTCAGAGATAAATCACAGATAACCTCAACTGGATTCAGGAGGAACTCAGATGCAGCTGCCCGGCCAGAACTCACTGCCCAGCTGGGGACTTGGAGTAGGCcagcccctccttcctcttccctgtGGACAAGCAAGTGTTGAAATCGTTTTACAACAGTCGGCTTTTACAGCTCACGACATGCCCCGCGGCTTACGCCTAAGCTCCATGTGCCCTCATTTATTTATCAGCCAGGCCCCTCAGAGGGCACATAAGATCCTGGCCCACCACAATGTGTCCTAGGCTCACAATACCGGTTTGACAAACATACTGAACTAGGGTGCCAGCGGCAGCCACGAAAAGCGGAACTCACGAAGGGTGACCCTCATGTGCCCACAATGCCTGTGCTGGGCAGCGCCCACAGTAGAGTCCCTAATGCCAACTCTGAAATCTGCTCCGAGCACACACCATGCCCAGGATCCCACGCCCCACACGGCCTTCCCTGGATCACAGAAGTTCTCACTGCCTGTACGGCAAGCACAGTCTGACTTGTCCTTCTAAAAGTGCAGCCCCTGtctaaccaaaacaaaacaaatgacaaataaTGGAGGCTGCCTTTGGGACGCGTCTGGCTGGGCCCTAGAGAGGACGGATAAATGTCACAGGATGACCACCATCTGACCCAGCAGCTTCCCTCCACTCCTAGGCATGAGCCCAGAAAAACTGAAAACCCACATCCACACAGAAACCTGTACACACGTGTTCACAGCAGCAggattcacaacagccaaaaggtggatGCAATGGGTGCCCACCAACCGATGATAAACACAATGTGGCCCGTGAATAcactggaatattactcagccatgaaaaggaatgaggCTCTGACACTCATCACAGGGCAGAAGGACCTTGAACACATGATGCtcgtgagagaagccagacacaaaaggccatacAGTATGTGATTTCATTTATGGAAGATGTTCAGAACAaacaaatccacagagacaggaagtagatccctgattaccaggggctggggaggtagGTGAGGGTGACTGCTAATGCGGACAGGAGGGATGGAATTGTCTGGAGTCAGATAGTGATGACATTCCACAACCCTGCgactatactaaaaaccactaaaatgtacactttaaatgagtgGACTACACGGTATGTGAactgtatctcaataaaactgctacgagagaaaatggggagaggaaaggacacCTGGCGAGCCACTAGGTCAGCAGACCCCAAACAAGGCCCAGCATGTCGGAAGACAGTTGCTTTTACGGAATACCATGTCCTCACGCTCTCACCAATGGGCTCCCCTACTCCTCCCAACGACCTGGTAGCGAGAATGTGGGACTGTCCCCTTTCTACAGGACAAGACCAGGCTCCGAGTGGAGGCTCTTGACCAGggcacacagctgctgctcaccAGCTCACCGACTGCTTTCCGAGTCCCTCTGCGAGACAGAGGTCCTGAGCCCACTCTACAGATGAGAAATAAACAGGTTCCACAGAGGGAACCCGAGCCCCCATCCCGAAAGCCCCGCGGGGAATGCCAGTCCCCCTACAAACACAAACCGCTCATTTTTGCTTAAACACATCCAGGGATCTTAAGTACGGCACCCCGACTCCCCTTACAGCCCTCCCCCACAGGGTCCTGCCCAGCTCAGTCCCTTCCCTGGGTGCGTCCATCTCCTCTGCCTGCAGCGATAGTTGCCTCCTAAAACCCTCTGTGCTCTGGTCTCCAGGGGGAGGCAGACAACCTGGTCACACTTATGGTAGTGGTGCCTCTGCCCCGGGTGCCAACTGTCCAGGGCCAGAAGCGCTCAACTGCACTGGCAGATCTTGGAGGatctagtgcaggggtcctcaaactacggcccgcgggccacatgcaaatacaaatattgtatttgttcccgttttggttttttacttcaaaataagattatgtgcagtgtgcataggaatttgttcatagttttttttttaaactatagtccggccctccaacggtctgagggacagtgaactggccccccgtttaaaaagtttgaggacccctggtctagtggaCCAGGGAGATGGATCCCTAACTGCAAGGCCCCTCAGCAGCTTAAGACTACCTGCTGCCCCAAGGCACCAAACTGGAAAACAGCTGTGTGCCGGAATTCCTGGCAACACTGGGCAGAGcgggctgggggagaggagggccgTGGCCCTGGGGTCCCAGGATGCGTGGACTCTGGCGTTAGGAGGGACTTGGTAAACGGTGCTTCTTCAGTGAGCTGCGTCAGGCTCTGCAGGTGACAATGTAAATCTCAAACAAGAGGCCTTCTTTTACCCTTGGATTAGGAAGGCCAGAGCCTGCACCTGGCTGTGTCCTGACCAGACTGCCTGACTCACCCCCATTGCAGCTTTCCCCTCTGGGAAATGGGGATCCATCATCACCAcgcaggggggcaggggcagaaagTGAGCGAGGCCAAGAGAACTGTCCTGGATTGATGAACAATCCCACAGCCCCTCGAGGGCCCTGTGCCCTGTCTGTGGCAGCAGGAGGGCTCTTcagagctgggcctggaagcCAGGCAAGGAGGGTAGGGAGACCTGAGCAGTAAGGGGACCTGAGTGCTGGAGCCTCAGAGGCACCCACAGTTCCTAACGCAGTTTCGAGGTCCTGGCTCTACAAAGAGGAGAGGGCcgaaatctgcatttctaacaaacttcCTAATGGAGTGCAGTCGCCAGATAACACGTAGGCTACCATTAAATTCGAATTCTAGATGAGGGGGGGAATTTTTTAGTATAAGTGTGTCCCATGCAATTTTGGGGacatactaaaaaaaattattcgTTAGTGAAATTAGAATTTAATGGGTCGCCCTGAGCGTCTGCTAGACCCGACACCCTACAAGTGGGCCTTCTGCGCAATAAGAGTTGGAGAACCTTGGGCTGTTGGGTTTGGGAGAGACCTCTTACCCCGCGGTCGGGGTAAGAAAAGGCCTTGAGAACTCACACTTCCTGTAAGAGCAGAAGGACCACCAATGTTTAGCATGTATGTCAAGATTAGGGAGCTTCGCCCAAAGCGCACAAGAGGCAGGTCAACCCGCAGcctggtggcaggggcaggcCCTGAGGATTCGGGGGCAGGGCGCGCCGGAAACAGCTGGACACACGGGGTCTGATCACCACGCTTCAGGGGCGCACGCAAGCGCAGAAGGAGGATGGGCGCCAGGAGCTGGGTTGGCCTGTgcgcacgcgcacgcgcacacgcGACGCTCCCCCGGTCCGCCCGAGGCGCGCGCGAGCTCGGCGCGGTCGCCCCCTCGCCCCAGCGCGGCCGGCGTCCCCCTCAGCCAAGTCCCCCGCGGCCGCCCTCGCCCCACCTCCGCGGGAGCCTGGGACACGACAGCCGAGACCCGGAGGCCGCGCGCTTACCTAAGGAGACGGACGCTAGCGCTGCGCTTCACCAAGCGTTAGCAACTGGCCCGCCCGCTCCGCCTCCGCCTGGCGCCGCGGGGCACGACGGGAGCGTAGTTCCAGGGGAGGGGTTGGCGCCAGGGGGCGGTGGGGCCGGGACTACAATCCCCACAGGGCCGGCCGCGGCCGCCTCGCTCCGCCCCTATGTGGGGTTGCTGCTCTCGTGACCCGCAGGAGCGCCCAGCGTGCTTTTCGTTGTGGGTTCGAGAccctgcggggcggggggggggggggggggggcggaagtaGGCCTTTTGGAAAATCAGCAGAGTAAGGGAACGGAGTCAGAGGGGCACACGACCCCCGCTGCAGTCACTCCCAGAGCTCAGTTCCGGAGAGGCTGCCCCACTGGATGGAATTACCTTCCCATTCTGGGCTGAGGCCCTGGCCAATTCccggcctcagttttcccatctatacAGTAGGCGAAGAGGGCCTCTTGACTTTCCTGGACAAAACATGCTCATTTTATGAGCAAATCTAGTTATTCATTTTAGTTAAACAGGTTTAAACCAGTGATTTTTCAACCAGGGGCAACGTCTGGGGACATTTGTGGCTGTCTTGGCTGGGTGGTGCACCTGACATCAAATGGCATCAAAacctggaggccagggatgccatTCAGCACTTGCCAGTGCACAGGACGCTCCCTCTAAACAGAACTGGCCCAAACGTCCACACTGCAAAGGCTGGAAAACCCCAGTTTAACCCCATttctaagtaaagaaaaaaaaaaaatccaggtctAAAAACCCCTGTTTGTTGATTAGTAAAAAAACAAGCTGATGATCTTTGATTGATTAGCAAGTCATTAAAAACTGCCTAAATTTTCTACATATCATAAAGTGAATCCCTAacggaaaaataaaagaatctctTTAATGTAACTTTCTGCccatttttcatttctcaaaattaaaaaaaaagacatacaggtAGGGATGTAAAATGGTGCGGCAGTCTATCACAAACAGTTTGgtgtttcttcaaaaagttaaatgtaATTACCCTGTGACCCAGCAGTTCTACTCTAAGcatatacccaagagaattgaaagcAGGCACTCAGAGATTTGTACACCCAATACCCATGTCCACAGCAGCATTTGCCACAATAGCCAACTTATAtgttcatcaacagatgagtTGATACACACAATTTGGTTcatcacacaatggaatattattctgcaTTGGTCCCTGATCAGGAAGAGGTGAGGGAGCGCATCTGAGGTTATGTTTCCAGGACTCGAATTGGGGTGGGAATGGAAGTGGATTGGCATCCCCTAAAGTGGAAGCCCCCCTATAGGTGGCATCTGCATCCTGCCCACTCGGCACCCAGCTCCCCTTCTGGACCAGGCACCCGGGTTTTTTTGTGGGAAATTGTCCTTCCCCCACTCTCAGTTCATGTGCTAGGACCTCAGGGCCAACTCAGCCCTGTCAATCAGAACATTTTCTACCCCCTGGCCACAATGGGGGAAGAATTAGACGTGTGACTCAATTAAGACCAATGAGAGTCATCCCTGGGACTTTAAAATATAAGCAGAGTTGCTCTCAGTGTAATATAGAGTGTAGCCTGGGGCTGCCAGGAATCATTTTTGCCGCACAGCAGTGGAGCTTGTCTGTAAATGAAACCAAAACACAAGAGAGGAGTTCCCAGAAGGAGGGTCGATGCCTTGAGAACGTTGTTTAAGCACCTGGATCTAGCCATGCCTGAAACAGCTGTCGTTGAGCtttcctgtgtatgtgtgtgtgtgtgtgtgtgtgtgtgtgtttttacttCAGCTAATTTGAGTCTTAATTTCAGTCCTTTATACACCAAGAGCTTCTACTGATagtcccttaaaaaaaaaaaggattgattTTAAAGTgaggaaagtgggggagggagggagaaagagagagggaaacattgactCATTCCACTTAAtcatacattcattggttgcttcttgtatgtgccatgaccagagatcgaacccaaaaccttttcgTATAGTAGACACTCTAACCAAccaagctacccagccagggcagagttCCTTTTGTTTTGATGTTCATTGTCCACAAATAACATGACCCTCAAAACTCATGGCAACAGGTTTGTGTCCAGCAGCGAAAGGTTGGAGAAAACATGAAGTCTGTTCCCCAACTGTAAGTTTAAAGGTAGCGAGAGTGCCCTGGAGTCCACCAGAAGCTTGGGTTAGCTGCTAACTGCCTCGGTGGCCGTAAGCTTGTCCATGTCGGTCAGGCAGTTAAGGAATGAGCGCATGGGAGGAGAGGGGCTTGCCTACAAGCCTCCACATTCTTCCCAACAAGTTGTGTGGCCCGTATTTACCCAGCTTATCACCCGGCTGACTTTCTGAGGCTGCCAGGGGCAGTCATGTGGGCCCCAGGTGTTTCCCACTTCTGTGGTGATCCTCGGGCCGGACTCTTTCCGGAaacggggtggagggggggactTCCTTTAACTGCCCAGCAAGGCCAATCAAAACCTCTGGACCCTGACCCAGAGGGAAAAGTGCCATCATGGCCTGTTTGTTTCCTGATTACAGTTTCGGGCACTTTGCTGCCCCCAACAGGTCTCTTGATAAATGAATTCCTGCCTTGCTGCccagactctagagcagtggttctcaaccgtcctaatgccgcgaccctttaatacagttcctcatgttgcggtgacccccaaccataaaattattttcgtggctatttcataactgtaattttgctactgttacgaatcgtaatgtaaatatctgatatgcaggatgtattttcattgttacaaattgaacataattaaagcatagtgattaatcacaaaaacaatatgtcattatatatgtgttttccgatggtcttaggcgacccctgtgaaagggttgttcgacccccaaaggggtctcaacccacaggttgagaaccgctggtctagagggcTCCATGACCCCAtcacatatacacaaacacacacacacacacacacacacacttcatcaGCCACTATCACTTCCTCTTCCCTGAAAACATGTTTCTAAACAGCAAACTCAAGTGTCACCTTCTAAAACCCAGCCTCTTTGCTCACAGCCCTTTAATCTTTAGTTTGCACACAATAATAACCAAGCTGGGTTTTTTGCTTTCCCAGGTCCCAGAGGCTgacactaatcctatataataaaaggctaatatgcaaattgaccaacagcagaacaactggttgctatgatgcacactgaccaccagggggcagatgctcaattcaggagctgcctcctggtggttagtaagcccccacagggggagccccactcagccagaagccctgagccaggctcatagctggcgagtgcagaggcggtggcaagagcctctcctgcctccacaacagagctaaggatgtctgactgccgaagccggcagtcagacatcccccaagggctcccagactgcgagagggtacaggcggggctgagggataaccccccttgccccgagtgcatgaatttcatgcattgcgcctctagtgatataataatactagaggcccaggcaacgaaattcatgcacgggtgcgatccctaggcctggccagtgattgaagtgtgagcatctggcatggaagggcaggtcccagctgaactctgggccctgggcagtatctgggcccctgggccccctcgcacccccctctgcctgagtcacagtGCCCGAGTCCCCAAGAGGAGTTGTGGTGAACTCAGCCAGACGCGTGGCCCAGCGGCGCCACATGAAAGCTGGGCGGGCAGTGGCTCTCTCCCAGCCGGCCTCACAGACTAGCTCCTGCACAAACCCACGggagcccctgtggtcctggctCACCTGGAATAGGCCACACGGGTGTGGGGCGGGCTCCCGGCACCTGAGCATggggggcagtggaggggggTGGTGCTTCCTTGGTGCCCAAGCCCTGGCGTCCTGAGGGAGGGTAGCAGGCGGAGTGAGAGCAAGCTTGgtggacaccctgcattctcaccgcacctctgtccttgtcacccccacccccaggtagctggcgagAGGTCGCAGATCCCCACCCGGATACCGCGGGAGGTTGGTTGCCGCTCCCTGGTACGTCATAGCAAGTAGTCGAGCTCTTGGTCTCCCGGTTGAACGACTGCCCAAggggcatattaggcttttattatataggataatgtaacAATGGCAATAGCCATTACTACTAATTAATAATGGTTAATATTTTCTGAGTACTTATTTGGAACCAAACACCATTCTggttctaagtactttacatcatttcatttaatctatAGGATAGTATAAATGCCATAGCCTTCAGGGGGCAGGAAATGCACCCCACTGGGCACAGTCTCTCtctttgagagaaagagaaacaatcagttgcctcctgcatgctccctaccttTCCGTGCatgtgcatgggatgacgcccaaccaactgagccacacaggccagggctgggttCTTAGATTCACAACAGATTCTCCTAAAGCCCTGGCCACGTGGGTTTGGGGTGTGGGAGGATCTCCTCTCTTCTGTTTTGGTAGTCCTGTTCTCTCCTggcccacctttttttttttttttttaatttatttctcctgtttcttttacttcttaaaaaacatatattttattgcttttttacagagaggaagggagagggatagagagttagaaacatccatcagctgcctcctgcacaccccctactagggatgtgcccgcaaccaaggtacatgcccttgatcggaatcgaacctgggactcttcattccacaggccgacgctctatccactgagccaaaccggtcagggctcctggCCCACCTTTTATTGTAATGTCTTCCTAATGCTTATTACTTGCCTGGTGACATCTTATTTATCTGGAACGTCTGCTCCAGGAGGGCTAGAGATTTTGTTCACTGTGACTCCCCACTTCCGGCTCAGAGTGTGTACTCTCGGTGCATGGGAACAGACgatgttgttgttattttggcAAGACAAACGACATTGCCCCTGCATCTGGCCTCCCTTCTCCTGGACCCTCCCAAGATCAAGCAATCACTGCTGCCACCTACTGACCAGAGGAGGCACGGCTGAATATCTGCTTCAGCCTGGGTAAGAAGTCCTTCCTCAAACAGCCACCCCCAGTGCCACGGCCCCTCGgagtcaggctggccctgggctccaggtTCCTGCAGGGACAGTGCACAAGCAGTGGGGCTCCAAACGGGCTCCAGCAGTACTTGGGgtcctttataatttttaaaatatatttttattttaaagagaggaagagagagggagagatagaaacatcaatgatgagagaaattcattgatcagccgcctcctgcaccccccgccccctttactggggatcaaaacccaggcatgtgccctgaccagaatcaaccatgacctcccggtttataggtggacactcaaccactgagccacaccagccgggctgcagTCCTTTATAAAGGCAGGTTCTTGGGTCTCACCCCGGACCTGCTGAATCACAAACTCGGGGCTAGGCTTGGCCACCCTGGACTTCCTGTGGACACTCAAGTTTGCTCCCCCACATTTGCAATGTCTGGGGGCATCTGTGGTCATCATGACTGGGGGTGCTCCTGGCATTGAGGCGGTGGGGACCTGGGATGCTGCTCAACCCTCCACAGTTCCCAGGATGATCCTAAATCAAGAATCATCCACCCattagccctggctggatagctggATCATCTATCCCACCTATGCCAACGGAAAGCAATCCCTTTGCTAACCATAGTGGGGGACCTTGGACAAAGATCTTGTTGGATCAGAGGGTGACTCTGTattcaacctttttaaaaatatatttgtattgattgcagagaggaagggagaaggagagagagatggaaacatcaatgatgagagagaataattgatcagttgcctcctacacgccccccactggggattgagcccacaacctgggcatgtgcccttgaccggaatcgaacccaggactcttcagtccgctggccaatgctctatccactgagccaacccgggtAGGGCTGTATTTAACCTTTGAAGGAGTTGTGATactttcccacagtggctgcccctTCTACTTCCCCTACCTCATGTGTGGGTTCTGATGTCTTCATACCCTCCTCAATGCTGGTTATtacctatctttttaaaaaaatatatattttattgattttttacaaagaggaagggagagagatagagagttagaaacatcgatgagagagaaacatcaaccagctgcctcctgcacatctcctactggggatgtgcccgcaaccaaggtacatgcccccgaccggaatcgaacctgggacccttgagtccgcaggccgacactctatccgctgagccaaaccggtcagggctacctATCTTTTTTAGTACGGCTCCTAGCTGGTGTGAAGTGTTATGAACCACGGTTTTGGTTAGCACTCCCCAATGACTTGACATTGTGGAGAAGGTCGTGATTGCAGGCCAACTATGCACcaagtcaaataaaataaagacgAGGTCATTTCCAGCGGAGTTCTCTGCGGAAAGCTGAAGGCATGTGTTGCCTTCACGGTGACCGAGTGGCTGTGGTAAATGGCGTGGTCAGGAACGGCATCTCCGTAGAGGTGACACTTTCCCCGAGCCTAGAATGATTAGAGGTT
The sequence above is a segment of the Myotis daubentonii chromosome 5, mMyoDau2.1, whole genome shotgun sequence genome. Coding sequences within it:
- the ADAT3 gene encoding probable inactive tRNA-specific adenosine deaminase-like protein 3; protein product: MDPLGCTEQCENKKAEGPNREPALWQVLPVLSEQQSRDVELVLAYAAPILDKRQTSRLLKEVSAVHPLPAQPHLKRVRPSPDAGRPHVLEMLLCLAGPAAGTRSLAELLPHPAVDPRGLGQPFLVPVPAWPPLTRSQFEEARAHWPTSFHEDKHVTRALAGQLFSAQEQAEMQGHMERAIRVAQQAATRGLRAVGAVVVDPASGRVLATGHDCSSSASPLLHATMVCIDLVAQGQGQGTYDLRPHPACSFTPASASQGVQAISLRTLDKDMDVDDNGLPYVCTGYDLYITREPCAMCAMALVHSRVQRVFYGAPSPDGALGTRFRIHARPDLNHRFQVFRGVLEAQCRQLDPDT